The stretch of DNA GCGCAGCAAGGATGGCGCCGGCCATCGCCGCGATCTCGCGGCCGCCAAGCCGGCGCATGATCTCGAGCGGATCGTCGAGATGGTCAGCATGCAACGCCACCGCCTTTTCCACTGCCGCGATCTTGCGCTCCAGCATCTCGCCTTCCGAACCGGTGCCGGGTCCCACCCAGTCGCGCGCCGAACCGCCGTAAAGCGCATAGTTGATCGCCGCCGCAATCGTCGTATTGCCGATGCCCATCTCGCCGATGCAGAGCAGGTCGGTGCCGCCGGCGATCGCCTCCATGCCGAAGGCCATGGTCGCGGCGCAATCGCGCTCGGAAAGTGCTGCCTCCTCGGTGATGTCGCCGGTGGGATAATCGAGCGCCAGATCGAAGACTTTCAATCCGAGATCATAGGCGACACAGATCTGGTTGATCGCCGCACCGCCGGCTGCAAAGTTCTCGACCATCTGTTGCGTCACCGTTGGCGGAAAAGGTGTGATCCCCTGCCTGGTGACGCCGTGATTGCCGGCAAAGATCGCCACCAGCGGCCGGTTGACGGCAGGTGTGCGGCCCGTCCAAGCGGCAAGCCAGAAGGCGATCTCTTCGAGCCGTCCGAGCGCACCCGGCGGCTTGGTCAGCTGCGCGTCACGTTCGCGCGCCGCCACCAGCGCGCGGGCGTCCGGCCCCGGCAGGTCGCGGAGCAGGGTACGGAAATCGTCGAACGGCAGGCCTGAAACGCTCATCTGTGCGGTTTTCCTATAAATCCGGGTATTCTTGTTTTTTCCCCGCAAATCAGCTTCTTTGCGGATGGAAACTCTCTTAAAGCGGGCGGACGAGGCGAACAACTCCAAAAGCGCAGCCGAGACCATAAGCCGAGACCTCCGGCAGAACGAAACAGAATGAAGATCAAGGACTATGCGGTCGATACCGCCCGCGCCGTCGCCTTCCTCAGCCGCATTCCCATGCGGCAATCGCTGTTCAAAGGTTATGACGGCAGGCTCGGCCCGCTGGTGCGCTCCTTTCCCTTTGCCGGCATCGTCATCGGCTTCATCCCCGCACTCGCCCTCTTCCTCCTTTTGGGGCTGCGCGCCGATCCGCTGATGGCAGCCCTGATCGCGCTTTCCGTCCAGGTCCTCGTCACCGGCGCGCTGCACGAGGACGGTCTGGCCGATACGGCCGACGGCATCGGCGGCGGCAAGAGCCGCGAACAGAGCCTGCTCATCATGAAGGATAGCCGGATCGGCACCTATGGCGCGATAGCCCTGATCCTCTCCTTCGCGATCCGCGCAGCCGCACTTGCCGCCATCGCCCGCCATTCCTCGCCGCTCACTGCTGCCCTCGCCATTCCCGCCGTCGCGGCTCTCAGCCGTGGCGCCATCGCCTGGCACTGGCAGCGGTTGGCACCGGCAAAGGCCGATGGCGTGGCCGCCTCGACCGGCCAGCCGGACGAGGCGGCGATGCAGTTTGCGCTCGCCTCGGCCGGCCTCGTCGCAGCGCTTCTGATCTGGCCGGCATTCGGCCTGCGGCCGCTGGTCGCAAGCCTGCTCGCCACCGGCATCGCAGGGTTTGCCTTCACCGCCTTCATCCGCCGCAAGCTTGCCGGCCACACCGGCGATACGCTGGGCGCGACGCAGCAAATTTGCGAGATCGCCACTCTTTGCGCCCTTGCCACGGCCCTTTGAAACTCCGATATATCGCTCATGCAAACACCCTGCATTCACGTCTGCTCGCTGGAACCCACCACCGGATTTTGCGCCGGATGCGGCCGGACTCTTCAGGAAATCGGCAGCTGGATGAGTTATTCCGACACCGAGCGAAGACGGATCATGGCGCTGCTGCCGGCAAGGCTCGCAGGCGCCGCCACGCCGTCGAACCGTATGAAAACGAGCCTCGCCGGTGGGCCGGAGCGGCCTTTATGATCCGTTTGACCGTCTTCCTCGTCGTGATCGGCATCGGCCTTGCCGTGCTGATTGTCAACAATGACAACAGCCGCATCCTTGGTCTGCAGAGCGATGACTTCGGCCGCGTCGTCTATCTGCTGCCGATCGCGCTGATGTTGTCGGCCGGCATCTGGGCGAGCCGGCGCAGCATCGGCGAAACGATGCGCCAGATGATGATCTGGCTGGTCATCATCCTGGCGCTCGTGACCGTCTACCTCTATCGCCAGGAAGCGCTCGGCGTCGGCAACAGGCTGCTCGCCGGCCTCGTTCCCGGCCGCGCCGTCGTCGTCACCACAAGCGAGGGCGGCCAGGAGATCATCCTGCACAAGCTGCTGAACGGCCATTTCCAAGCCGATGTCGCAGTCAACGGCCAGACGATCGAGATGCTTGTCGATACCGGCGCCAGCATGGTGGCGCTGTCGCGCGAAGATGCCGAACGCATCGGCATCGACCTCTCCCGCCTCACCTATTCCATGACGGTCATGACCGCCAACGGCCGCGGCCGCGCAGCACCCGTCACGCTCGACCAGGTAGCGATCGGCCCGATCGTCCGCAACAATGTCGCAGCCAGCGTCTCCGAGGATGGCCGGCTCGACCAGAGCCTGCTCGGTATGAGCTTCCTGGAAACGCTGGGCTCGCTGCAGATGCAGACCGACGAACTCCG from Rhizobium leguminosarum bv. trifolii WSM1325 encodes:
- a CDS encoding nicotinate-nucleotide/dimethylbenzimidazole phosphoribosyltransferase (KEGG: rec:RHECIAT_CH0002544 nicotinate-nucleotide--dimethylbenzimidazole phosphoribosyltransferase protein~TIGRFAM: nicotinate-nucleotide/dimethylbenzimidazole phosphoribosyltransferase~PFAM: Nicotinate-nucleotide-dimethylbenzimidazole phosphoribosyltransferase) codes for the protein MSVSGLPFDDFRTLLRDLPGPDARALVAARERDAQLTKPPGALGRLEEIAFWLAAWTGRTPAVNRPLVAIFAGNHGVTRQGITPFPPTVTQQMVENFAAGGAAINQICVAYDLGLKVFDLALDYPTGDITEEAALSERDCAATMAFGMEAIAGGTDLLCIGEMGIGNTTIAAAINYALYGGSARDWVGPGTGSEGEMLERKIAAVEKAVALHADHLDDPLEIMRRLGGREIAAMAGAILAARMERIPVLIDGYVATAAAAILKAANPSALDHCLIGHVSGEPGHLRAIEMLGKTPLLALGMRLGEGTGAALAAGIVKAAAACHSGMATFAQAGVSNKH
- a CDS encoding cobalamin 5'-phosphate synthase (TIGRFAM: cobalamin 5'-phosphate synthase~PFAM: cobalamin-5-phosphate synthase CobS~KEGG: rec:RHECIAT_CH0002545 cobalamin (5'-phosphate) synthase protein), with protein sequence MKIKDYAVDTARAVAFLSRIPMRQSLFKGYDGRLGPLVRSFPFAGIVIGFIPALALFLLLGLRADPLMAALIALSVQVLVTGALHEDGLADTADGIGGGKSREQSLLIMKDSRIGTYGAIALILSFAIRAAALAAIARHSSPLTAALAIPAVAALSRGAIAWHWQRLAPAKADGVAASTGQPDEAAMQFALASAGLVAALLIWPAFGLRPLVASLLATGIAGFAFTAFIRRKLAGHTGDTLGATQQICEIATLCALATAL
- a CDS encoding protein of unknown function DUF1289 (PFAM: protein of unknown function DUF1289~KEGG: ret:RHE_CH02445 hypothetical protein); translation: MQTPCIHVCSLEPTTGFCAGCGRTLQEIGSWMSYSDTERRRIMALLPARLAGAATPSNRMKTSLAGGPERPL
- a CDS encoding conserved hypothetical protein (KEGG: rec:RHECIAT_CH0002547 hypothetical protein); its protein translation is MIRLTVFLVVIGIGLAVLIVNNDNSRILGLQSDDFGRVVYLLPIALMLSAGIWASRRSIGETMRQMMIWLVIILALVTVYLYRQEALGVGNRLLAGLVPGRAVVVTTSEGGQEIILHKLLNGHFQADVAVNGQTIEMLVDTGASMVALSREDAERIGIDLSRLTYSMTVMTANGRGRAAPVTLDQVAIGPIVRNNVAASVSEDGRLDQSLLGMSFLETLGSLQMQTDELRMRN